The following are from one region of the Sorghum bicolor cultivar BTx623 chromosome 2, Sorghum_bicolor_NCBIv3, whole genome shotgun sequence genome:
- the LOC8056003 gene encoding uncharacterized protein LOC8056003 encodes MRRKAMFTVGKKRNKGVASQTSRRPFQHMALRRLRKLKKIVPDAHDADVDVLLRQTADYICILELKLTVLRRVSAIYGV; translated from the coding sequence atgAGAAGGAAAGCCATGTTCACGGTGGGGAAGAAGAGGAACAAAGGCGTGGCGTCGCAGACTAGCAGGAGGCCTTTCCAGCATATGGCTCTGAGGAGGCTCAGGAAGCTGAAGAAGATCGTCCCTGACGCCCACGACGCCGATGTGGACGTGTTGCTCCGGCAGACGGCCGACTACATCTGCATCCTCGAGCTCAAGCTGACTGTCTTGCGGAGGGTCTCAGCCATCTACGGGGTGTGA
- the LOC8060281 gene encoding probable inactive receptor kinase At2g26730, producing MTASYQTPDAAWGFLRRCFGAAAASPSAPSRPRRCLSAANIKSSNLLLRPDPDAAVLSDYCLHQLFPPAPARSGSGAGVGGGYRALELADARRPTLASDVYALGVLLLEILTGRSPAHHASSGSGLLDGGGSGALDLPRWVQSVVREEWTAEVLDAELVRAGSSTAEEEMVALLQVAKTQTNPPAPSPGPRRRRGI from the coding sequence ATGACCGCAAGCTACCAGACGCCCGACGCTGCCTGGGGCTTCCTCCGCCGCTGCTTCGGCGCCGCCGCTGCGTCCCCCTCGGCGCCCTCTCGGCCACGCAGGTGCTTGTCCGCCGCCAACATCAAGTCGTCCAACCTGCTGCTCCGGCCGGACCCCGACGCGGCCGTGCTGTCCGACTACTGCCTGCACCAGCTCTTCCCGCCGGCGCCCGCGCGCTCCGGCAGTGGGGCCGGCGTCGGTGGCGGGTACCGCGCGCTGGAGCTGGCGGACGCGCGCCGCCCGACGTTGGCGTCCGACGTGTACGCGCTCGGCGTGCTGCTCCTGGAGATCCTGACGGGCAGGTCCCCTGCGCACCACGCGTCGTCCGGGTCCGGCCTGCTagacggcggcggcagcggagcGCTGGACCTCCCGCGGTGGGTGCAGTCGGTGGTGCGTGAGGAGTGGACGGCCGAGGTGCTCGACGCGGAGCTGGTGCGGGCGGGCAGCAGCACcgcggaggaggagatggtggcgCTGCTGCAGGTGGCCAAAACCCAAACAAACCCCCCCGCTCCGTCGCCCGGACCCCGCCGTCGCCGCGGCATTTAA